A DNA window from Mya arenaria isolate MELC-2E11 chromosome 17, ASM2691426v1 contains the following coding sequences:
- the LOC128223672 gene encoding uncharacterized protein LOC128223672, protein MVYSLCNRSSKKGRKISKGRKRNARKLKKEAHAKNIVVEDTELMSREQLKKLSEQPTNNIRVSGKRKHKVLKRLRHSEKIQKQMDVEVPTQSKDKKKKQKDEVSMATEGTRDSDVEMT, encoded by the exons ATGGTTTACAGTCTCTGTAATCGAAGCAGT AAAAAAGGTCGGAAGATTTCCAAGGGACGAAAACGGAATGCAAGGAAGTTGAAGAAGGAAGCGCATGCCAAAAACATCGTTGTCGAAGACACGGAGCTAATGAGCAGagaacagttgaagaaattaTC GGAACAACCCACCAATAATATCAGAGTGTCAGGGAAGCGAAAACATAAAGTACTGAAGAGACTGCGCCACAGCGAGAAGATTCAAAAGCAGATGGATG TCGAGGTGCCAACCCAAAGCAAGGATAAGAAGAAAAAACAGAAAGACGAGGTTTCCATGGCGACAGAAGGCACTCGTGACAGTGATGTGGAAATGACATGA